In Blastopirellula sediminis, the following proteins share a genomic window:
- a CDS encoding ATP-dependent DNA helicase: MGSYTVNDILGPDGSIARRLPRYELRQQQLDMADAVAAAIENKRHLIVEAGTGVGKSFAYLVPAILAVAQERADDDEDRPRRIVVSTHTIALQEQLIQKDLPLLNSVIPLEFTAVLAKGRGNYLSKRRLGAALTRTKTLFAKDEEEHQLDHIRTWAKETGDGSLSDLEFRPLGSVWDEVHSDSGNCLGRNCPSYNDCFYYKARRRVQNAQIIVVNHALFFSDLALRRSGVNLLPKYDAVIFDEAHTLESVAGDHLGLSITSAQIDYTLNKLFNERTNKGLLIHHGLTEAMQQVVHCQYRAQQFFTEIDAWLAENPQSSGRVRQAELVPNVLTPALAKLAAQVKNAGEDLNDDSQRQDLTSMSDRLYLLADGIESWRTQKIEDAVYWVESSQQRGPYRRVKLSAAPVDVGPALRSELFQAVDSVILTSATLAVGGSASFDFFKSRVGLTHCETLALGSPFDYAEQAKLILVNEMPDPSDRKNYDQAVVEMIRRYVARTQGRAFVLFTSYEMLRWAASSLTRWLAQQEIELFSQSDGMPRSVMVEKFKQAKKAVLFGTDSFWQGVDVPGDALQNVIITKLPFSVPDQPLLQARLERIKEQGGQPFGQYQLPEAVIKLRQGFGRLIRTQEDSGIVVILDPRVKTKAYGKVFLKSLPDCPIVQESYRDGTFA; the protein is encoded by the coding sequence ATGGGCAGCTACACGGTAAACGACATTCTTGGGCCCGACGGCAGTATCGCTCGGCGTTTACCTCGCTATGAACTTCGCCAGCAGCAGCTCGATATGGCCGATGCGGTCGCGGCGGCGATCGAAAATAAGCGGCATTTGATCGTCGAGGCCGGCACCGGCGTCGGTAAAAGCTTCGCCTATCTGGTCCCGGCAATCTTGGCGGTCGCCCAGGAACGAGCCGATGACGACGAAGACCGGCCGCGGCGGATTGTGGTTTCGACCCATACGATCGCGCTCCAGGAACAGCTGATTCAAAAGGACTTGCCGCTGCTCAACAGCGTCATTCCGCTCGAGTTCACGGCGGTGCTCGCCAAAGGGCGCGGGAACTATCTCAGCAAACGCCGACTCGGCGCCGCACTGACCCGCACCAAAACTCTCTTCGCCAAGGATGAAGAAGAGCATCAGCTCGACCATATTCGGACCTGGGCCAAAGAGACCGGCGACGGCTCGCTTAGTGATCTGGAGTTTCGCCCGCTCGGTTCGGTCTGGGACGAAGTCCATAGCGACAGCGGCAACTGTCTCGGTCGCAACTGCCCCAGCTACAACGACTGCTTTTATTACAAAGCGCGTCGCCGCGTGCAGAACGCCCAGATCATCGTGGTGAATCATGCGCTCTTCTTCAGCGACTTGGCGCTCCGTCGCAGCGGCGTCAATCTGCTGCCGAAGTACGATGCGGTGATCTTTGACGAAGCGCACACCTTGGAGTCGGTCGCCGGCGATCACTTGGGTTTGTCGATCACTTCGGCCCAGATCGACTACACCCTCAACAAGCTGTTCAACGAGCGGACCAACAAAGGGCTGCTGATCCACCATGGACTGACCGAAGCGATGCAGCAGGTCGTTCATTGCCAATACCGCGCCCAGCAGTTCTTTACCGAGATCGACGCGTGGCTCGCCGAGAACCCGCAGTCGAGCGGTCGCGTTCGCCAGGCCGAACTGGTCCCCAACGTGCTGACTCCGGCGCTGGCCAAACTGGCCGCCCAGGTCAAAAACGCCGGCGAAGATCTGAACGACGACAGTCAGCGGCAAGACCTGACGTCGATGAGCGATCGGCTCTATCTGCTGGCCGACGGGATCGAAAGTTGGCGGACGCAGAAGATCGAGGACGCGGTCTACTGGGTCGAAAGCTCGCAGCAGCGGGGACCGTATCGTCGCGTCAAATTGTCGGCCGCTCCGGTCGACGTCGGACCAGCGCTGCGGAGCGAGTTGTTCCAAGCGGTCGATAGCGTGATTCTGACCAGCGCCACGCTGGCGGTCGGCGGTTCGGCGTCGTTTGACTTCTTCAAGTCGCGGGTTGGGCTGACGCACTGCGAAACGTTGGCTCTCGGCAGTCCCTTCGACTACGCCGAACAGGCGAAGCTGATCCTGGTCAACGAGATGCCGGACCCGAGCGATCGCAAAAACTACGATCAAGCGGTCGTCGAAATGATCCGGCGGTATGTCGCTCGGACGCAAGGTCGCGCGTTCGTGCTGTTCACCAGCTACGAGATGCTCCGCTGGGCCGCTTCTTCGCTAACGCGTTGGCTCGCGCAACAGGAGATCGAACTCTTCAGCCAGTCGGACGGCATGCCGCGGAGCGTGATGGTTGAGAAGTTCAAACAAGCCAAGAAGGCGGTCCTCTTCGGCACCGACAGTTTCTGGCAAGGAGTCGACGTCCCCGGCGACGCACTGCAAAACGTGATCATCACCAAGCTCCCCTTCAGCGTCCCCGATCAGCCGCTACTGCAAGCGCGACTCGAACGGATCAAAGAGCAGGGAGGCCAACCGTTCGGCCAATACCAACTGCCGGAAGCGGTGATCAAACTCCGCCAAGGCTTCGGCCGCTTGATCCGCACCCAGGAAGATTCCGGCATCGTCGTGATCCTCGACCCTCGCGTAAAGACGAAGGCCTACGGCAAGGTCTTCCTGAAGTCGCTCCCCGACTGCCCCATCGTCCAAGAAAGCTACCGCGACGGCACCTTCGCGTAA
- a CDS encoding BlaI/MecI/CopY family transcriptional regulator has product MPRPKQTTPTAGELEVLKILWDRGPSTVRDVMNELNQTRPRAYTSVMSLMNVMADKGLLLRKPEGRAFIYEAKRTRDKTLGGILHDVLGRAFGGSASSLVAHLLEESKPSSEELDAIRRTLEQYEDTDQAPGDG; this is encoded by the coding sequence ATGCCAAGACCAAAGCAGACGACGCCTACAGCGGGTGAGCTGGAGGTGCTGAAGATTCTCTGGGATCGCGGACCGTCTACCGTTCGGGACGTGATGAACGAACTGAATCAAACTCGACCGCGGGCTTACACGTCGGTCATGAGTTTGATGAACGTGATGGCCGACAAAGGTCTGCTGTTACGCAAGCCGGAAGGGCGCGCATTTATCTACGAGGCGAAGCGGACTCGTGATAAAACGTTGGGAGGCATTCTGCACGACGTGCTCGGTCGTGCGTTCGGCGGATCGGCCAGCAGCCTGGTCGCCCACTTGTTGGAAGAATCGAAACCTTCGAGTGAAGAGCTGGACGCGATTCGACGCACCTTGGAGCAGTACGAAGATACCGACCAGGCGCCAGGAGATGGTTAA
- a CDS encoding lamin tail domain-containing protein, which yields MRISSLLIALSLLCTGACTPAAADIIQVGSWNIEWLGKPEMRNSPPQKPEDLAAEIETAGVDVLALQEICDDYPEHDRLGNKTLDQVVALLNRRKGNDWKYELFPKRDVYAEAQLTGVAWNEARVKRVGGAMRIEPVDLLGDNYYTWDRQPHAAKFSAGEGKTDFVIIPLHMKSNYGSSTSEMAKHRAAEASALIVELPKIKKTFGDDDIILIGDTNMLSAKEEGEKKFVGAGFRDLNAEDQNTHVKDAPFDRVFVPKDQKEFANSREVVHTAKNSRDYERKLSDHYLISFQILVGADDDDGGAPPAASVAPQMPRPSPQKSTDLQILAVLPDPYSQDDGKEAVVLASSSTRALSLDGWKLLDDDGGEIKLSGEIPPCSVITIHNPGQSWLSNSGDELRLVDPQGTIIDDVSYTRDDVAPGKYVTNLKRR from the coding sequence ATGCGGATCAGTTCCCTGCTAATTGCCCTAAGTCTTTTGTGCACTGGCGCTTGCACGCCGGCCGCCGCCGATATTATTCAAGTCGGCTCCTGGAACATTGAATGGCTCGGCAAGCCGGAAATGCGCAATTCGCCGCCGCAGAAACCGGAAGACCTCGCCGCCGAGATCGAAACTGCCGGCGTCGACGTGCTAGCACTTCAAGAGATTTGTGACGATTACCCCGAGCATGACCGGCTCGGCAACAAGACGCTCGATCAAGTCGTCGCCCTCTTGAATCGCCGCAAAGGGAACGATTGGAAGTACGAACTCTTCCCCAAACGGGACGTCTACGCCGAAGCGCAACTGACCGGCGTCGCTTGGAATGAAGCGCGCGTCAAACGGGTCGGCGGCGCGATGCGGATCGAGCCGGTCGATCTGCTCGGCGACAACTACTACACATGGGATCGGCAACCGCACGCGGCGAAGTTCTCGGCCGGCGAAGGGAAGACCGACTTCGTCATCATCCCGCTCCACATGAAATCGAACTACGGTTCTTCGACCAGCGAGATGGCCAAACATCGCGCCGCCGAAGCGAGCGCCCTGATCGTCGAGCTTCCCAAAATTAAGAAGACGTTCGGCGACGACGACATCATCCTGATCGGCGACACCAACATGCTGTCGGCCAAAGAAGAAGGAGAAAAGAAATTCGTCGGGGCCGGCTTCCGCGATCTGAACGCGGAAGATCAAAACACCCACGTCAAAGACGCCCCGTTTGATCGCGTCTTCGTTCCCAAAGATCAAAAAGAGTTCGCCAACTCGCGCGAGGTCGTTCACACCGCCAAGAATAGTCGCGACTACGAGCGCAAACTCTCGGACCATTATCTGATTTCGTTCCAGATCCTGGTCGGCGCCGATGACGACGACGGAGGCGCTCCGCCGGCCGCGTCGGTCGCTCCGCAAATGCCGCGGCCCAGCCCCCAAAAGTCGACCGACTTGCAGATCCTCGCCGTTCTCCCCGATCCTTACTCGCAAGACGACGGCAAAGAGGCGGTCGTGCTGGCCAGCAGTTCGACCCGCGCCCTCTCGCTCGACGGTTGGAAACTGCTAGATGACGATGGAGGCGAAATCAAACTTTCCGGCGAGATCCCTCCCTGCTCGGTGATCACGATTCACAACCCCGGCCAAAGCTGGCTCAGCAACAGCGGCGACGAACTCCGCCTGGTCGACCCGCAAGGCACGATCATCGACGACGTTAGCTATACCCGCGACGACGTCGCCCCCGGCAAGTACGTCACCAACCTGAAACGCCGCTAA
- a CDS encoding M56 family metallopeptidase, with protein MFWEPLSNPIYFQLTMALVHFVWQGALIWLVWVAVMRFSTRPETRYNAGVAALAVMLACPFVTACVSPQQSPAVSEEPAVAEVAEVIDETGLLTAAAVEEVATTVEADSSLGVDLIYQFQPILLFVWLLGIVLFGGRLLVAYAATVWLRSEGSRLERSIQNIADQISRRMEFIVTPAIGVSSRIGEAMTVGVLQPMILLPTAWLTELSPDVLEAVIAHELAHVRRGDLWVNAAQRVIETLFFYHPAVWYISRQVRVEREFCCDELAILATGRRVQYAQSLELVARRQFEPAAAVLAAPFLGDRTMNLLKRVRHALGIPLGRESGRLLPVGLALLVVPVGLWVAVAMLSSPRVMAEDEAAAPREGERPRDGGEFGFGPPAHGDRDFVRPPRREGDRDFYTGAPRREGEAGMPPRREGDFGPPPRREGDFGPPPRREGEGDRPARREGDMAPRSQQEMIHLLREEMQMLRVHMERLQRRINELEGVPMREGDRPRPEGLRGGDRPRPEGMREGDRPRPEGAREGDRPRPEGARDGDRPRPEGARDGDRPRPEGAREGDRPRPEGARDGDRPRPEGAREGDRPRPEGAREGDRPRPEGARDSDRPRPEGPREGDAAPAPRLDAE; from the coding sequence ATGTTTTGGGAGCCTCTCTCCAACCCGATTTATTTTCAGCTGACGATGGCGCTGGTTCACTTTGTGTGGCAAGGGGCGCTCATCTGGCTGGTCTGGGTCGCGGTAATGCGATTTTCGACCCGGCCCGAGACGCGCTATAACGCCGGGGTCGCCGCCCTGGCGGTGATGCTCGCATGTCCCTTTGTGACCGCGTGCGTCTCTCCGCAGCAATCGCCGGCCGTCAGCGAAGAACCGGCCGTCGCCGAAGTGGCCGAAGTGATTGACGAGACCGGTCTGCTCACCGCTGCGGCGGTCGAAGAGGTCGCGACGACGGTCGAGGCCGATTCGTCGCTGGGAGTCGATCTGATCTACCAGTTTCAGCCGATCCTGCTGTTCGTCTGGCTGTTGGGAATCGTCCTGTTCGGCGGACGCTTGCTGGTCGCGTATGCGGCGACCGTTTGGCTGCGGAGCGAAGGCTCGCGGCTGGAGCGTTCGATTCAAAACATCGCCGATCAGATCAGTCGCCGCATGGAATTCATCGTTACGCCGGCGATCGGCGTCAGCTCGCGAATTGGCGAAGCGATGACGGTCGGCGTGCTGCAGCCGATGATCCTGTTGCCGACCGCGTGGCTGACCGAGCTGTCGCCGGACGTGTTGGAAGCGGTGATCGCGCATGAGCTGGCGCATGTTCGCCGCGGCGATCTGTGGGTCAACGCAGCGCAGCGCGTGATCGAAACGTTGTTCTTCTATCATCCGGCGGTTTGGTATATCTCGCGGCAAGTTCGCGTCGAACGCGAATTCTGCTGCGATGAGCTGGCGATCCTCGCCACCGGCCGCCGCGTGCAATACGCCCAATCATTAGAACTTGTCGCACGTCGGCAATTTGAACCCGCCGCCGCCGTGCTCGCCGCCCCATTCTTAGGAGATCGCACGATGAATCTGTTGAAGCGCGTTCGGCATGCGCTGGGCATTCCGCTCGGCCGTGAATCAGGCCGATTGCTGCCGGTCGGTTTGGCTTTGTTGGTCGTCCCGGTCGGCCTGTGGGTCGCCGTTGCGATGCTCTCTTCTCCTCGCGTGATGGCCGAAGACGAAGCGGCCGCGCCCCGCGAAGGAGAACGTCCTCGTGATGGAGGCGAATTTGGTTTTGGACCTCCCGCCCATGGCGATCGCGACTTCGTTCGTCCGCCGCGCCGCGAAGGAGATCGAGATTTCTACACCGGCGCGCCGCGTCGTGAAGGAGAGGCTGGAATGCCGCCGCGTCGGGAAGGAGACTTTGGTCCCCCGCCGCGCCGTGAAGGCGATTTCGGACCGCCGCCGCGTCGCGAAGGAGAGGGAGACCGTCCCGCTCGTCGTGAAGGCGATATGGCGCCCCGATCGCAGCAAGAGATGATTCATCTGCTGCGGGAAGAGATGCAGATGCTTCGCGTTCACATGGAACGTCTGCAACGTCGCATCAACGAACTGGAAGGGGTTCCGATGCGTGAAGGGGATCGTCCCCGTCCAGAAGGTCTGCGCGGCGGCGATCGCCCACGTCCGGAAGGCATGCGTGAAGGAGATCGCCCGCGTCCGGAAGGTGCGCGTGAAGGGGATCGCCCGCGTCCGGAAGGTGCGCGTGACGGAGATCGCCCGCGTCCGGAAGGTGCGCGTGATGGCGACCGTCCGCGTCCGGAAGGTGCGCGTGAAGGGGATCGCCCGCGTCCGGAAGGTGCGCGTGACGGAGATCGTCCGCGTCCGGAAGGTGCGCGTGAAGGGGATCGCCCGCGTCCGGAAGGTGCGCGTGAAGGGGATCGTCCGCGTCCGGAAGGTGCGCGTGACAGTGATCGTCCGCGTCCGGAAGGTCCTCGTGAAGGGGATGCGGCGCCGGCCCCACGGTTGGACGCTGAGTAA
- a CDS encoding outer membrane protein assembly factor BamB family protein has product MTLRFSRNIAVLLLMLTISSAALAQGRAVLDDARLQQLGLQKTWSTQLPIGAQGAKLSSLSQAISPDDMQTIFEVVYQGRSTMFSSRDLNPFGKPLGDEGAKAKADQFIARLDQTKEKPELIEHHVPQVLFLAQSTSGVLTALDGQTGRKLWSQLPGQPFYPSQKASADAKYVATVNGLTLYVLHRENGELYWKRNLSSAPTTGAVIGEGHIYAPLMNGIVEIFDLNDATKPVGRFQSYGQIFANPTITEATVMWPTNRGFVYAGNSFDDKFRYRIEATGEVIASTTHLAPSLNFFATTSGYVYCIYQRDGRIEWRRSFGEPIIDSVPAIDKTAFIILQRGGMHAVDAYTGEEKWYVPGVRQFLSASSEYIYVLDNNQRLLKLELATGALMGQLSVREFNYFYSNLETDRIILGTLSGVLYVLQETGKEFPAVHIPMKTGEEEAAQPEDEEKKPEKPMEETTKPADSDPFGGGADPFGGGNPFGGGAGGNNDSNDAGGSDPFGGGGSNPFGGAMDNPFGN; this is encoded by the coding sequence ATGACGCTCCGTTTTTCCCGCAATATCGCCGTTCTCCTTCTGATGCTGACGATCTCGTCCGCCGCGCTGGCCCAAGGTCGCGCCGTGCTCGACGACGCTCGACTCCAGCAATTGGGGCTGCAAAAGACCTGGTCGACGCAACTGCCGATCGGGGCCCAAGGCGCCAAGCTCAGTTCGCTCTCTCAGGCGATCAGCCCGGACGACATGCAGACCATCTTCGAGGTGGTCTATCAGGGGCGTTCGACGATGTTCTCGTCACGCGATCTGAATCCATTCGGCAAGCCGCTCGGCGACGAAGGCGCCAAAGCGAAGGCCGATCAATTCATCGCGCGGTTGGATCAGACGAAGGAAAAGCCGGAACTGATCGAACACCATGTTCCGCAGGTCCTGTTTCTCGCTCAAAGCACTTCCGGCGTGCTGACCGCGCTGGATGGTCAGACGGGACGCAAGCTCTGGTCGCAGTTGCCGGGTCAGCCGTTCTATCCGTCGCAGAAAGCTTCGGCCGACGCGAAGTACGTTGCGACGGTCAATGGACTGACGCTGTACGTGCTGCATCGTGAAAACGGCGAGCTCTACTGGAAACGTAATCTGAGCAGCGCTCCGACCACCGGCGCCGTGATCGGCGAAGGTCACATCTACGCGCCGCTGATGAACGGCATCGTCGAAATCTTCGACCTGAACGACGCGACGAAGCCGGTCGGCCGCTTCCAGTCGTACGGCCAGATTTTCGCCAACCCGACGATCACCGAAGCGACGGTCATGTGGCCGACCAATCGTGGTTTCGTCTATGCCGGCAATTCGTTTGACGACAAGTTCCGCTACCGGATCGAAGCGACCGGCGAAGTGATCGCGTCGACGACCCATCTGGCGCCGAGCCTGAACTTCTTCGCCACGACCAGCGGCTACGTCTACTGCATCTATCAACGGGACGGCCGCATCGAATGGCGTCGTTCGTTCGGCGAGCCGATCATCGATTCGGTCCCGGCCATTGATAAAACGGCTTTCATCATTTTGCAACGCGGCGGCATGCATGCGGTCGACGCCTATACCGGCGAAGAAAAATGGTACGTCCCCGGCGTGCGTCAGTTCCTGTCGGCCAGCTCCGAATACATTTACGTGCTCGACAACAATCAGCGTCTACTCAAGCTGGAACTCGCGACCGGGGCCTTGATGGGGCAGTTGAGCGTCCGCGAATTCAATTACTTCTACAGCAATCTGGAAACCGATCGCATCATTCTCGGCACCTTGTCAGGCGTCCTCTACGTCTTGCAGGAGACCGGCAAGGAATTCCCGGCCGTTCATATCCCGATGAAGACCGGCGAAGAAGAAGCGGCCCAACCGGAAGACGAAGAGAAGAAGCCGGAGAAGCCGATGGAAGAAACGACCAAGCCGGCCGACAGCGATCCCTTTGGGGGCGGAGCCGATCCGTTTGGCGGCGGCAATCCGTTCGGCGGCGGAGCCGGTGGAAACAACGATTCCAACGATGCCGGCGGAAGCGATCCGTTTGGCGGCGGCGGGAGCAATCCGTTCGGCGGCGCGATGGATAACCCGTTCGGAAACTAA
- a CDS encoding AAA family ATPase yields MRKARIRRLGALLRAKQKKTSKQADSTAAHEELIEAQWLACMMMYPERLSEDALPLQVFRVPCHRDIYSALLGLHLTGDEDRDDQQLLADLLTYGYDKLTASALIQAVIHSGGDMNNIADYAAALRKRLTPEPVELPPDGEIVRLELGGGSSFRTLTTEELFAEQKPREWLIANFLTRNEPAVLVGPSKTLKSSLAVDLCAALASGGKFLGHFAAEKPLRVGFACSSHQQRALTDLTQRWGEARQAAPSRNNLMWMLTTDDPADPETLGKLRDWITKHELDVVVIDAIRLSSTGKRKQAEA; encoded by the coding sequence ATGCGAAAGGCCCGAATTCGGCGCCTCGGCGCCCTGCTGCGCGCGAAGCAAAAGAAGACAAGCAAACAGGCCGATAGCACCGCGGCCCACGAAGAGCTCATCGAAGCCCAATGGCTCGCCTGCATGATGATGTACCCCGAACGGCTCAGCGAGGACGCCCTCCCGCTGCAAGTCTTTCGCGTGCCATGTCATCGCGACATCTACTCGGCCCTCCTCGGTCTGCACCTCACTGGCGACGAAGATCGAGACGACCAGCAGCTGCTCGCCGACCTCCTCACCTACGGCTACGACAAGCTGACCGCGTCGGCGCTAATTCAAGCGGTGATACATTCCGGCGGCGACATGAACAACATTGCCGACTACGCAGCGGCCTTACGAAAACGACTGACGCCGGAGCCGGTCGAGTTGCCGCCCGATGGCGAAATCGTGCGACTCGAATTGGGCGGCGGCAGTTCGTTTCGCACGCTGACCACGGAAGAACTCTTCGCCGAACAGAAGCCGCGCGAGTGGCTGATTGCCAACTTTCTTACGCGTAACGAACCGGCGGTCCTCGTCGGCCCGAGCAAAACACTGAAGAGCTCGCTCGCGGTAGATCTTTGTGCGGCGCTCGCCAGCGGCGGCAAATTCCTCGGTCATTTCGCCGCGGAAAAACCACTGCGAGTCGGCTTCGCGTGCAGTAGCCATCAACAGCGAGCGCTGACCGATCTTACGCAGCGGTGGGGCGAAGCTCGGCAAGCGGCGCCAAGTCGAAACAATCTGATGTGGATGCTCACCACCGACGATCCAGCCGATCCCGAGACCTTGGGAAAACTCCGTGATTGGATCACAAAGCACGAGTTGGACGTGGTGGTGATCGATGCGATTCGCTTAAGTTCGACTGGTAAACGCAAACAAGCCGAAGCGT
- a CDS encoding zinc-ribbon domain-containing protein, translating to MPITFQCKSCSAKFRVDEKMAGKKVRCPKCQTVGEIPAAEPELLLPDPEPELPLPDPEPEIDYQMKSNVDDDFWSQTAGAMPMPAAAPAPSTSTSSSGNSGRQGNGLSEKDARRRVVFPATVLCAFALLGIVLGGLGLVAMVLLLIGGANRLPPDQLITNLIVTVLVFAGSIGTYRGANALRNLRGSAGSVWFALIVGMTPFGTYVCCPLAIPFAIWGIALMCDKRIASRFRD from the coding sequence ATGCCGATCACCTTTCAGTGCAAGAGCTGCTCCGCCAAGTTTCGCGTTGACGAAAAGATGGCGGGAAAGAAAGTCCGTTGCCCCAAGTGCCAAACGGTCGGGGAAATTCCGGCGGCCGAGCCAGAGCTGCTCTTGCCCGATCCCGAACCGGAACTGCCGTTGCCCGATCCGGAACCGGAAATCGACTACCAGATGAAGTCGAACGTCGATGACGACTTCTGGAGTCAGACGGCCGGCGCTATGCCGATGCCGGCCGCCGCTCCCGCCCCTTCCACATCCACAAGCTCGTCAGGGAACTCCGGTCGCCAGGGGAACGGCTTATCCGAAAAGGATGCCCGCCGCCGAGTCGTTTTCCCGGCGACGGTCCTGTGCGCCTTTGCGTTGTTGGGGATCGTGCTGGGGGGATTAGGGCTGGTCGCCATGGTGCTCCTCTTGATCGGTGGTGCGAATCGACTGCCGCCCGATCAGCTCATCACGAACTTGATCGTGACGGTCCTCGTCTTTGCTGGGTCGATTGGCACCTACCGCGGCGCCAACGCCCTGCGGAATTTACGCGGTTCGGCTGGTTCGGTCTGGTTCGCCTTGATTGTGGGGATGACGCCGTTTGGAACCTACGTTTGTTGCCCGCTGGCGATTCCGTTCGCGATCTGGGGAATCGCGTTGATGTGCGACAAACGGATCGCCTCGCGATTTCGAGATTAG
- a CDS encoding zinc-ribbon domain-containing protein produces MPIEFSCGQCSAKFRVPDVLAGKKVRCPKCQSAERVPTPTPAPEARAQGDDDFWSQKPGQSSSKSLGDVLGAASTSPSASAPTAKRKEKAESLNPSEVRYRISTPATVLFVFAILVTALNAVGVVLWTLQLMFAPPANMNIYSIMFSMFMGAISVCLTAATLKGVNSFRNVDELSWAWTGLVLAMTPFGTSICCVFTIPFAIWGIVLLSDKRISAHFRA; encoded by the coding sequence ATGCCCATTGAATTCTCCTGCGGCCAGTGCTCTGCGAAGTTTCGCGTGCCTGACGTGCTGGCAGGAAAGAAAGTTCGTTGTCCGAAGTGCCAATCGGCCGAGCGCGTTCCGACGCCTACGCCGGCGCCGGAGGCTCGCGCCCAGGGGGACGACGACTTCTGGAGTCAGAAGCCGGGGCAGTCGTCGTCGAAATCGCTCGGCGATGTGCTGGGCGCCGCGTCTACGTCTCCCAGCGCCTCCGCCCCGACCGCAAAGCGGAAAGAAAAAGCGGAGAGTCTGAACCCGAGCGAAGTTCGTTATCGCATCTCGACCCCGGCGACGGTGCTGTTCGTCTTTGCGATTCTGGTCACTGCACTAAATGCGGTGGGGGTGGTCCTGTGGACGCTGCAGCTGATGTTCGCACCGCCGGCGAACATGAACATCTACTCCATTATGTTCTCGATGTTCATGGGAGCGATTTCCGTTTGTTTGACCGCGGCGACGCTCAAGGGAGTGAATAGCTTCCGCAACGTCGACGAGCTGAGCTGGGCCTGGACCGGCCTGGTATTGGCGATGACCCCGTTCGGCACGTCGATCTGCTGCGTCTTTACCATTCCGTTCGCCATCTGGGGGATCGTGCTCCTTTCGGACAAGCGCATTTCGGCCCATTTTCGCGCCTAG